In Xiphias gladius isolate SHS-SW01 ecotype Sanya breed wild chromosome 6, ASM1685928v1, whole genome shotgun sequence, a single genomic region encodes these proteins:
- the shdb gene encoding src homology 2 domain containing transforming protein D, b isoform X2, translated as MAKWLKDYLSFGSRKVPPQPPTPDYTESEILKAYRLQRDLDFEDPYEESENRSRGESVTSDPATPVYGSPMKSSSLDSKSPKHRLIKVDSQELGRTKILLSAISLEDQQEPVVPSAPLAGDTDYSDPFDARLDHRPEPDHGPVPCENNGYMEPYEAQRVITELQRGPGGGRVRGGVQLYDTPYEDERGKRLGLVYGEPQEEGKESSRLPQDDERPADEYDQPWEWKKDHISKAFAVQFDGAEWDRSSSPTERLRPGPRSSPLAGGGMKFRMPQEGLATVGERVDPTLPLEKQVWYHGSLSRSEAESLLTLCKECSYLVRNSQTNRSDYSLSLRSCQGFMHMKFTQCKDGKYVLGQNSPPFDTIPEVIHFYTTHKLPIRGAEHLSLLFPVLVQTL; from the exons ATGGCCAAGTGGCTGAAGGACTACCTGAGCTTTGGCAGCAGGAAGGTGCCTCCACAGCCACCCACACCAGACTACACCGAGAGCGAGATCCTCAAAGCATACCGACTCCAGAGGGACCTGGACTTCGAGGATCCCTATGAGGAATCTGAGAACAGGTCCAGGGGCGAGTCTGTGACTTCTGACCCCGCCACACCGGTGTATGGGTCTCCCATGAAGTCATCCAGTTTGGATTCGAAGTCTCCTAAACACAGACTGATCAAAGTGGACTCTCAGGAACTGGGGCGCACCAAGATCCTCCTCAGTGCCATCTCTTTAGAGGACCAGCAAGAGCCT GTGGTGCCTTCTGCTCCGCTGGCAGGGGACACAGATTATTCTGACCCATTCGATGCTCGATTGGACCACAGACCCGAGCCAGATCACGGACCTGTTCCCTGTGAGAACAACGGCTACATGGAACCATATGAGGCCCAGAGGGTCATAACAG AGCTGCAGCGTGGCCCAGGAGGAGGACGGGTGCGTGGCGGGGTGCAGCTCTACGACACACCCTATGAAGATGAGCGAGGCAAGCGCCTGGGCCTGGTGTATGGAGAACCTCAGGAGGAGGGCAAGGAGAGCAGCAGGCTGCCACAAGACGATGAGAGACCAGCCGACGAGTATGACCAACCCTGGGAATGGAAAAAGGACCACATCTCCAAAGCTTTTGCAG TGCAGTTTGACGGTGCAGAGTGGGACCGATCCTCGTCGCCCACAGAGCGGTTGCGTCCGGGGCCCAGGTCCAGCCCGCTGGCAGGAGGGGGGATGAAGTTTCGAATGCCGCAGGAGGGCCTTGCAACGGTGGGAGAGAGAGTGGACCCTACCCTGCCTCTGGAGAAGCAAGT atggTACCATGGATCACTGTCTCGTTCTGAGGCCGAGTCGCTGCTAACGCTGTGTAAAGAGTGTAGCTACCTGGTGAGGAACAGTCAGACCAACCGCTCCGACTACTCCCTGTCCCTACG cAGCTGCCAGGGTTTCATGCACATGAAGTTCACTCAATGTAAGGACGGCAAGTACGTGCTGGGACAGAACAGCCCTCCCTTTGACACCATCCCAGAGGTGATACACTTCTACACCACACACAAGCTCCCGATCCGAGGTGCCGAGCACCTGTCCCTGCTGTTCCCTGTGCTGGTGCAGACACTCTGA
- the shdb gene encoding src homology 2 domain containing transforming protein D, b isoform X1, with the protein MAKWLKDYLSFGSRKVPPQPPTPDYTESEILKAYRLQRDLDFEDPYEESENRSRGESVTSDPATPVYGSPMKSSSLDSKSPKHRLIKVDSQELGRTKILLSAISLEDQQEPVVPSAPLAGDTDYSDPFDARLDHRPEPDHGPVPCENNGYMEPYEAQRVITELQRGPGGGRVRGGVQLYDTPYEDERGKRLGLVYGEPQEEGKESSRLPQDDERPADEYDQPWEWKKDHISKAFAEMRELSELPWPAPVGQLEEEPPVREQVQFDGAEWDRSSSPTERLRPGPRSSPLAGGGMKFRMPQEGLATVGERVDPTLPLEKQVWYHGSLSRSEAESLLTLCKECSYLVRNSQTNRSDYSLSLRSCQGFMHMKFTQCKDGKYVLGQNSPPFDTIPEVIHFYTTHKLPIRGAEHLSLLFPVLVQTL; encoded by the exons ATGGCCAAGTGGCTGAAGGACTACCTGAGCTTTGGCAGCAGGAAGGTGCCTCCACAGCCACCCACACCAGACTACACCGAGAGCGAGATCCTCAAAGCATACCGACTCCAGAGGGACCTGGACTTCGAGGATCCCTATGAGGAATCTGAGAACAGGTCCAGGGGCGAGTCTGTGACTTCTGACCCCGCCACACCGGTGTATGGGTCTCCCATGAAGTCATCCAGTTTGGATTCGAAGTCTCCTAAACACAGACTGATCAAAGTGGACTCTCAGGAACTGGGGCGCACCAAGATCCTCCTCAGTGCCATCTCTTTAGAGGACCAGCAAGAGCCT GTGGTGCCTTCTGCTCCGCTGGCAGGGGACACAGATTATTCTGACCCATTCGATGCTCGATTGGACCACAGACCCGAGCCAGATCACGGACCTGTTCCCTGTGAGAACAACGGCTACATGGAACCATATGAGGCCCAGAGGGTCATAACAG AGCTGCAGCGTGGCCCAGGAGGAGGACGGGTGCGTGGCGGGGTGCAGCTCTACGACACACCCTATGAAGATGAGCGAGGCAAGCGCCTGGGCCTGGTGTATGGAGAACCTCAGGAGGAGGGCAAGGAGAGCAGCAGGCTGCCACAAGACGATGAGAGACCAGCCGACGAGTATGACCAACCCTGGGAATGGAAAAAGGACCACATCTCCAAAGCTTTTGCAG AAATGAGGGAGTTGTCGGAGTTGCCCTGGCCTGCCCCAGTGGGTCAGCTTGAGGAGGAGCCCCCCGTCAGAGAGCAAG TGCAGTTTGACGGTGCAGAGTGGGACCGATCCTCGTCGCCCACAGAGCGGTTGCGTCCGGGGCCCAGGTCCAGCCCGCTGGCAGGAGGGGGGATGAAGTTTCGAATGCCGCAGGAGGGCCTTGCAACGGTGGGAGAGAGAGTGGACCCTACCCTGCCTCTGGAGAAGCAAGT atggTACCATGGATCACTGTCTCGTTCTGAGGCCGAGTCGCTGCTAACGCTGTGTAAAGAGTGTAGCTACCTGGTGAGGAACAGTCAGACCAACCGCTCCGACTACTCCCTGTCCCTACG cAGCTGCCAGGGTTTCATGCACATGAAGTTCACTCAATGTAAGGACGGCAAGTACGTGCTGGGACAGAACAGCCCTCCCTTTGACACCATCCCAGAGGTGATACACTTCTACACCACACACAAGCTCCCGATCCGAGGTGCCGAGCACCTGTCCCTGCTGTTCCCTGTGCTGGTGCAGACACTCTGA
- the s1pr3a gene encoding sphingosine 1-phosphate receptor 3a — MAGSMGNMLEEGMNTVIVSHYNHSGKWERPRSGGTCKMAVLLFICVLIVLENVTVLLALWRNKRFHSRMYFLIGNLALSDLLAGVAYVVNIFTSGRNTFFLTPVQWLAREGSMFVALSASTFSLLAIGIERHMTMVRLRPCETAGRGRLLGLLAACWVVSVLLSALPSLGWNCLNNLASCSTVLPLYAKSYVAFCISVFSALLVAIIILYIRIYRLVTSSGRRVSSRPSERSLALLRTVVIVLGVFVMCWAPLFLLLLLDVGCSPDKCPVLYQVDWFIALAVLNSALNPLIYTLSSREMRAAFFRLLCCCQTSMESTGTPVVGNPHLGTVIPTAENSKTSLGGGGGSAAFKSTLNRGKVPTPMNSENKHGDPSATAMPHPSGPADLLSAVLVKAGALPPLSKF; from the coding sequence ATGGCAGGCAGCATGGGGAACATGTTGGAGGAAGGGATGAATACTGTCATCGTCAGCCACTACAACCACTCAGGGAAGTGGGAACGGCCTCGCAGCGGCGGGACCTGTAAGATGGCTGTGCTGCTCTTCATCTGTGTGCTGATTGTCCTGGAGAACGTTACGGTCCTGCTCGCTCTCTGGAGGAACAAGCGCTTCCACAGCCGCATGTATTTCCTCATTGGAAACCTGGCGCTGTCAGACCTGCTGGCTGGCGTGGCCTATGTTGTTAACATCTTTACCTCAGGACGGAATACCTTCTTCCTGACACCGGTGCAGTGGCTGGCCAGAGAAGGGAGCATGTTCGTGGCTCTCAGCGCCTCCACGTTCAGCCTTCTGGCCATTGGGATTGAGAGGCACATGACTATGGTGCGTCTGCGTCCATGTGAGACAGCGGGTCGAGGGAGACTCCTAGGACTGCTGGCAGCCTGCTGGGTTGTGTCAGTGCTGCTCAGCGCCCTGCCCAGCCTGGGGTGGAACTGCCTGAACAATCTGGCCTCCTGCTCCACGGTGCTGCCGCTCTATGCTAAGAGTTACGTGGCCTTCTGCATCAGTGTCTTCAGTGCCCTGTTGGTGGCCATCATCATCCTCTACATCAGGATCTACCGCCTGGTGACCTCTAGCGGCCGCAGGGTGAGCAGCCGGCCCTCAGAGCGCTCACTGGCCCTGCTGCGGACAGTGGTTATTGTTCTTGGAGTGTTTGTCATGTGCTGGgcccccctcttcctcctgctgctgctggatgtgggTTGTAGCCCAGATAAGTGCCCTGTGCTCTACCAGGTGGACTGGTTCATCGCCCTGGCTGTGCTCAACTCTGCCCTCAATCCTCTGATATACACTCTGTCCAGCAGGGAGATGAGGGCCGCCTTCTTCCGACTACTGTGCTGCTGTCAGACCAGCATGGAGTCAACTGGGACTCCTGTGGTGGGCAACCCCCACCTGGGCACGGTCATCCCCACTGCGGAGAACAGCAAGACCAGTTTGGGTGGAGGAGGGGGCAGTGCGGCTTTCAAGTCCACACTGAACAGAGGGAAGGTTCCCACACCCATGAACTCTGAAAACAAGCACGGAGATCCCTCTGCCACTGCTATGCCCCACCCCTCTGGGCCTGCAGACCTGCTCTCAGCTGTGCTAGTGAAGGCAGGGGCGCTGCCGCCCCTCAGCAAGTTCTGA